The Rickettsia helvetica genome has a segment encoding these proteins:
- a CDS encoding CvpA family protein — MITFFDITIFAIITLFSFFGLYQGIIGFSTRILGFITSIMLGYFLYPYISELIGKYMDNEVIRIIIAGVISYVISLILCVFIVYKFLAIISFMRNGFIDRFLGLLAGFAVGTTISVVLFFITMIFTSENYFKSKSLKDFVVSSKQSKYGGVLKVSVTTDYLDELSKNIIVIIPNKILKSIEIFENKDLNNFKNSLKKSNDSNDDEDVFSQELQDELSNIDDE, encoded by the coding sequence ATGATCACATTTTTTGATATTACTATTTTTGCTATTATTACTCTTTTCTCATTTTTCGGCTTATATCAAGGCATAATCGGGTTTTCAACTAGAATACTCGGTTTTATTACTTCTATAATGTTAGGATATTTCTTATATCCATATATTTCTGAACTAATCGGGAAATATATGGATAATGAGGTTATAAGAATAATTATTGCCGGTGTTATATCTTATGTTATTTCTTTAATTTTATGTGTTTTTATAGTTTATAAATTTCTTGCTATAATTTCGTTTATGAGAAACGGTTTTATTGACAGATTCTTAGGGCTATTAGCGGGATTTGCCGTAGGTACTACTATCTCGGTAGTACTATTTTTTATAACAATGATCTTTACTTCTGAAAACTATTTTAAAAGTAAATCTTTAAAAGATTTTGTGGTAAGTAGCAAACAGAGCAAATATGGAGGAGTGCTGAAAGTTTCCGTCACCACTGATTATTTAGATGAATTAAGTAAAAATATTATAGTTATAATTCCAAACAAGATTTTAAAATCTATTGAAATATTTGAAAATAAAGACCTAAATAATTTCAAAAACTCCCTTAAGAAATCAAATGATTCTAACGATGATGAGGATGTATTTTCTCAAGAATTACAAGATGAGCTTTCTAATATAGATGATGAGTAA
- a CDS encoding autotransporter domain-containing protein, protein MQAQAQREANERAIVEENNRRIEEQRLQAEYQQRQANEIRVAEEYVKKPEPQKLAEAINNTIVVHTENTFVAEAQKEVIREKSALVMKNPEKHAVELAKELVNNKAELKEVAKVVNDDTVVVSKTKQEQSLLFVANLAQVAPDNAKKVVEHLTEQGTRSVSVANVTAEAVTSNVNNHLSGGSMIAVAAGDEENPIITKKGLWVAGTFSSSNQDAYKGNPSYKGMVSSGTIGGDLYIGENNLVGIAYSRMNSDFKFKGSSTGDKLSAESDIISIYGQQQFSNGLILQEIFSASNSKINKKDLRPVGPNSYKTASGKYTSKAYGFEGNVGYQFSVMDGINLMPNIGIRYNTYKR, encoded by the coding sequence ATGCAGGCTCAAGCTCAGCGTGAAGCTAACGAAAGAGCAATAGTCGAAGAAAATAATAGAAGAATAGAAGAGCAAAGACTGCAAGCGGAGTATCAGCAACGTCAAGCTAACGAAATAAGAGTAGCCGAGGAATATGTTAAAAAACCTGAACCGCAAAAATTAGCTGAGGCAATCAATAATACTATCGTTGTCCATACGGAAAATACTTTTGTAGCGGAAGCACAAAAAGAAGTGATCAGAGAAAAATCTGCACTTGTTATGAAAAATCCTGAAAAACATGCAGTAGAACTTGCTAAGGAATTAGTAAATAATAAAGCTGAGCTTAAAGAAGTGGCTAAAGTAGTTAATGATGATACTGTTGTAGTGAGTAAAACAAAACAAGAACAATCTTTATTATTCGTAGCAAACTTAGCTCAAGTTGCACCTGATAATGCAAAAAAAGTAGTAGAGCATTTAACCGAGCAAGGAACAAGATCGGTTAGTGTAGCAAATGTTACGGCTGAAGCGGTAACTTCTAACGTTAATAATCACCTATCAGGCGGTAGTATGATAGCTGTTGCTGCAGGTGATGAAGAAAACCCTATAATTACTAAAAAAGGATTATGGGTTGCCGGTACTTTCAGTTCAAGTAATCAAGACGCATATAAAGGTAATCCTAGCTATAAAGGCATGGTATCCAGCGGTACTATCGGTGGTGATCTTTATATCGGGGAAAATAATCTTGTCGGTATTGCATATAGCCGTATGAACTCTGACTTTAAGTTTAAAGGTTCAAGCACCGGTGATAAATTATCGGCAGAAAGCGATATTATTTCCATATACGGTCAACAACAATTTAGTAATGGCCTTATATTACAAGAAATATTTTCAGCAAGTAACAGTAAAATCAACAAAAAAGACTTAAGACCGGTCGGACCTAATAGCTATAAAACAGCTAGCGGTAAATATACAAGCAAAGCTTACGGTTTTGAGGGTAATGTCGGTTATCAATTCTCTGTCATGGACGGTATAAATTTAATGCCTAATATCGGCATTAGATATAATACATATAAAAGATAA
- a CDS encoding cell surface protein — translation MYVAGKSGNLTTGITGIKLTAPKRLSNDTQIVLGLHASVENNFNNKQSKVKARFIWADNYFENTTSSSTPQVGYNVGASLLTAHKNIELLATYNCNLRSKYTRHQGSLKLKILF, via the coding sequence ATGTATGTTGCAGGTAAGTCCGGTAACTTAACTACAGGGATTACAGGTATAAAATTAACCGCTCCTAAGAGATTATCAAACGATACTCAAATAGTACTGGGACTGCATGCTTCCGTAGAAAACAACTTTAATAATAAGCAATCTAAGGTAAAAGCTAGATTTATTTGGGCAGATAATTACTTTGAGAATACTACAAGTAGTAGCACGCCGCAAGTCGGCTATAATGTAGGTGCAAGTTTACTTACAGCTCATAAGAATATTGAGCTACTTGCAACGTATAACTGTAATCTACGCAGCAAATATACTCGCCATCAAGGTTCATTAAAGTTAAAGATATTGTTCTAA
- a CDS encoding type II toxin-antitoxin system PemK/MazF family toxin, with protein sequence MVEQKEILTRGGIYLAGLDPAKINEIGTTRPIIILNSQTILDSIPPIIFICPLSSQSQPEFSNLHFELDVRDNLEVKSYALIEHCRSVSITRIIYPRLAQATSYEVNRILLILQQLVDV encoded by the coding sequence ATGGTGGAGCAAAAAGAAATATTAACACGGGGGGGTATTTATTTAGCTGGACTTGATCCTGCTAAAATAAATGAAATTGGAACAACACGTCCCATAATAATACTAAATTCACAAACAATATTAGATTCCATCCCTCCTATAATTTTTATTTGTCCTCTTAGTAGCCAATCGCAACCGGAATTTAGTAATCTTCATTTTGAATTAGATGTACGAGATAATTTAGAGGTAAAAAGTTATGCACTAATAGAACATTGTAGATCAGTAAGCATAACAAGAATTATCTATCCAAGACTAGCACAAGCTACTTCTTATGAAGTAAATCGTATTTTACTTATTCTACAACAATTGGTTGATGTATAA
- a CDS encoding ribbon-helix-helix domain-containing protein, protein MTSLSITLPDNIAKASNEIAKKLGLSRTAFIRQAIIHELDVLQSQFEQDDIIKSFNAMKKSKKYLEEMTEITENLNSELLEEKEKWWSKKKY, encoded by the coding sequence ATGACAAGCTTATCTATTACTCTACCCGATAATATAGCTAAAGCTAGTAATGAAATTGCTAAAAAGCTAGGATTATCTAGAACGGCATTTATTCGTCAAGCCATTATACATGAACTCGATGTTCTTCAGTCTCAATTTGAACAAGACGATATTATAAAAAGCTTTAATGCAATGAAAAAATCTAAAAAATATCTAGAAGAAATGACAGAAATCACTGAAAATTTAAATTCGGAATTACTAGAAGAAAAGGAAAAATGGTGGAGCAAAAAGAAATATTAA
- a CDS encoding DUF2748 family protein, with amino-acid sequence MTSIYHILDHVPAIYKQDMEIEYEHLAMQLIKSGKLRIDTDDCCNFARFTEPALNISLMVSKEELTSPHLIPETTKLFQNLYRNSASDQKIKSIFDNLKKQIQKLQPVKKEVTEMLARIFVQSAHPIVIRWLLLNKTEVFLTYSHNIGDMMDMVSWQRVGGNSGMQSTNGKDVAIFVSCGGNPFAENNEDHPTYGNGFAAAARLQIITAQELGHFADIKRDDRGKQTTRHSANFSGTKATDKVRIARKNDIIHCHNLLHKLLKAGMKKQLDYETKLKFYNANKVSGLKVYAIKFMIFIYKFRLLNYSSRNNLIFVKKFKTDKYMALMIDAMFKDMQANLSPAADVYKNKNPEIEEAIACIEALARVPQQAVKWGYLTTKETMQDLYKIYYNEVIPSLITSYNAVTGENYKRDFKKPKSSFFSKINIFSNKKLVLKPVREL; translated from the coding sequence ATGACTAGCATATATCACATTCTTGACCATGTTCCTGCTATTTATAAACAGGATATGGAAATAGAGTATGAGCATTTGGCAATGCAATTAATTAAGTCCGGTAAATTACGGATAGATACCGATGATTGCTGCAATTTTGCAAGATTTACCGAGCCTGCTCTTAATATAAGTTTGATGGTTAGCAAAGAAGAATTAACAAGCCCGCATTTAATCCCTGAAACTACCAAGCTTTTTCAAAATTTATACAGAAACTCTGCTTCAGATCAGAAAATAAAATCAATTTTCGACAACTTAAAAAAGCAAATACAAAAGCTACAGCCGGTTAAGAAAGAAGTAACCGAAATGCTGGCACGTATTTTTGTCCAGTCTGCCCATCCGATCGTAATAAGATGGCTTCTTCTTAACAAGACGGAAGTATTTCTTACCTATTCGCATAATATCGGCGATATGATGGATATGGTTAGCTGGCAACGAGTAGGCGGTAATAGCGGTATGCAAAGCACTAACGGCAAGGACGTAGCTATTTTTGTTTCATGCGGCGGTAATCCTTTTGCTGAAAACAATGAAGATCATCCAACTTACGGCAACGGCTTTGCTGCGGCAGCAAGACTTCAGATTATCACAGCCCAAGAGCTGGGGCATTTTGCCGATATAAAAAGAGATGACAGAGGCAAGCAAACAACTCGCCATTCGGCTAATTTTTCTGGTACTAAAGCTACCGATAAAGTACGAATTGCTAGAAAAAATGACATAATACATTGTCATAATTTGCTACATAAGCTCCTTAAAGCAGGTATGAAAAAGCAATTAGATTATGAAACGAAACTTAAATTTTATAATGCAAATAAAGTTAGCGGCTTAAAAGTTTATGCTATAAAATTCATGATTTTTATATATAAATTTCGGCTTTTAAATTATAGCAGTAGGAATAATCTAATATTTGTAAAAAAATTTAAAACCGACAAATATATGGCCTTAATGATTGATGCTATGTTTAAAGATATGCAAGCTAATTTATCACCGGCAGCTGACGTGTATAAAAATAAAAACCCTGAAATTGAAGAAGCCATAGCATGTATTGAGGCACTCGCTAGAGTACCGCAACAAGCCGTAAAATGGGGATATTTAACTACCAAAGAAACTATGCAAGACCTTTATAAAATATATTATAATGAGGTTATACCTTCTCTGATTACTAGCTATAATGCTGTCACCGGTGAAAATTATAAACGTGATTTTAAAAAACCAAAAAGTAGTTTCTTTTCTAAAATTAATATCTTTAGTAACAAAAAGCTAGTGCTAAAACCGGTTAGGGAGTTATGA